The stretch of DNA GGACTTTACAAGGCCACAATGAAATTTGCGGATATGTCTGTACAAATCTCCGGACTGCGTGAAGCGTCTCTCGCACCACTTGCACCCGTGGGGTTTCTCCCTGGTGTGCACAACCGCGTGGCGGCTGAGGTTGTGGGAATACtggaagctcttcccacactggCCGCAGGTGTAGGGCTTCTCCCCCGAGTGAGTCCTCTCGTGCCTCTTTAGCGTGTACATGCAGGAAAAAGTCTTTCCGCAGAGGGTGCAAGTGGGGACCGACCCgtctggggacaggcgggtccgGGAGCCGTCCTTGTCACGGAAGTGAGAGCTCAGGTGCAGCTGAAGGATGTGAGGGCTCGGGAACACCTTGCTACAGAGGGGACAAATGCAGATATGCCCAGGAGGCACCAGGACGCCTGAGGAGATGTCCGACGAATCCATGTCGTCCTCACTCTCGTCTCGCTCTTGATCTATATCCTCCTCTCGGGCATGAGAGCTGCCATTCCCCGCGAACATGTGTCCTAACCCTGTCACTAGGCTTTTGGCTGAATTCCCAAAATGCTGACTCTCTGGACTCCTGGCTTCGCTGTCCTCCTGATCTGACAGCAAGTCTTGTTCATCTTTAACAAGTGGCTCGGtaccctgctgctggctgtcgGAAGCCAGCTGTCCAAAGACATAGGAGGGGTGTAAGGAATCTCTCCCCGGCACAGGCTTGAAAGACAAATCCAGCGCGCAGTCCACATCACTCGAAGCCAGGGGATGGTTAACAGACCTTTGGGACAAAGGTCCTGTGGAACTATTGACATTAgcctttgtttttccagctgctgcgGCGCACGGTTCTGCCTCTGTCGGCACAGAGCTGACACTTATATGATCAGAGGACCAGGCGGGGTGACTGCTGACCTTTTCTTTGCCTGCTGCTCTCTCGTATTCTGCAACgctgaatttttgtttgtttcctgggTCAAACTCGTGGACCAGGGGCACTCCGGCGTCTAGAAAATGCTCCGCTTTCTCCAAACTAGCCGCCTCATCATTAATCTTCTCTTCCGAACATAATT from Corvus cornix cornix isolate S_Up_H32 chromosome 5, ASM73873v5, whole genome shotgun sequence encodes:
- the ZBTB42 gene encoding zinc finger and BTB domain-containing protein 42, which gives rise to MEFPDHSRQLLQCLSQQRHQGFLCDCTVLVGEAQFRAHRAVLASCSMYFHLFYRDQLDKRDIVHLNSDIVTAPAFSLLLEFMYEGKLEFNSLPVEDVLAAASYLHMYDIVKVCKGKLKDKELCSEEKINDEAASLEKAEHFLDAGVPLVHEFDPGNKQKFSVAEYERAAGKEKVSSHPAWSSDHISVSSVPTEAEPCAAAAGKTKANVNSSTGPLSQRSVNHPLASSDVDCALDLSFKPVPGRDSLHPSYVFGQLASDSQQQGTEPLVKDEQDLLSDQEDSEARSPESQHFGNSAKSLVTGLGHMFAGNGSSHAREEDIDQERDESEDDMDSSDISSGVLVPPGHICICPLCSKVFPSPHILQLHLSSHFRDKDGSRTRLSPDGSVPTCTLCGKTFSCMYTLKRHERTHSGEKPYTCGQCGKSFQYSHNLSRHAVVHTREKPHGCKWCERRFTQSGDLYRHIRKFHCGLVKSLVV